A segment of the Echinicola strongylocentroti genome:
CGCAATGACGTTTTTTATATGCATAAACCGGGTCAAATACCAAACTTCTTCTTCAAGGTATCGACATAATCCAGCTTCTCCCAAGTGAACAGCTCTACATCCAAGTTGATGGATGTGCCATCTGGGGAAATGAATGTTTTGTTTTTCACCTCATTGGTTCTGCCCATGTGGCCATAGGCGGCCGTTTCTTCATAGATAGGATTGCGAAGCTTCAGCCTTTGTTCGATAGCGTAAGGGCGCATATCGAAGATCTTTTGGATATTTTCGGCAATCTCCCCATCCTTCATGTCCACCTTGCCAGTGCCGTAAGTATTGATATAAATACCCATTGGCTCGGCTACACCGATGGCGTAGGAGACTTGTACCAGCACTTCATCGGCAATTCCTGCCGCAACCATATTTTTGGCGATATGTCGTGTGGCGTAAGCAGCAGAACGATCCACTTTTGAGGGATCTTTCCCGGAAAATGCCCCTCCGCCGTGGGCTCCTTTGCCACCGTAGGTATCCACGATGATCTTACGACCCGTCAGCCCAGCATCTCCATGCGGCCCACCAATCACAAACTTCCCTGTAGGATTGATATGATAGGTAATGTCATCGGTAAAGAGCGACTGTATTTCCGGGATCAGCTGAGCTTTTACCCTTGGAATCAAAATGCTGATCAAGTCCTCCTTGATTTTTTTCAGCATGGTAGGCTCATCGGCAAACTCATCATGCTGCGTCGAAATCACAATGGTCTTGATCCGCTGGGGGACGTTATCGTCACTGTATTCGATCGTTACCTGTGCTTTGGCATCTGGGCGGAGGTAAGAGATCTCCTCATTCTCCCTTCTCAGCTCGGCAAGCTCCTTCAGCAGCCTATGCGAAAGGTCCAGTGCCAAAGGCATATAATTCTGGGTCTCATTGGTGGCATAGCCGAACATCATCCCTTGGTCACCCGCACCTTGTTCTTCGGGACTTGTACGGTCCACGCCTTGGTTGATGTCCGGCGACTGGTCATGGATGGCCGAAAGCACCCCGCAAGAGCTTCCGTCAAACATGTACTCTCCCTTCACGTAGCCGATCCTGTTGATCACATCACGGGCGATTTTCTGGACGTCAAGGTAAGTATTGGACTTCACCTCTCCTGCCAAGACCACTTGCCCAGTGGTCACCAGCGTTTCACAAGCCACCTTGGACTGGGGATCAAACGCCAAAAAATTATCAATAAGCGCATCTGATATCTGATCAGCGATTTTGTCAGGATGTCCCTCAGAAACAGACTCTGAGGTAAATAAATAAGGCATATATCGAATTTTTAATTACAAGTAGTAATGGCGTGTAAAATTAAAGCATAAGCAGGAAATAAAAAACTTTTACTTTGGGATAAATGATATCAGGCCTATACGCTTGTTTAGCGGGTGTTTTTACAGATGCTCTTTTGCCACAAAGTCACGAAGCAACAATACCAACAGTTGTTCCGACAGCTGTGCAGCAGAACTATGAACAGTGGGTTTTTAAACTCAATACCACTTGCCCCGTTGGCCACAAAGGCTCAAAGGCACCAAGTTTCAAATATGACCCTTAGCCCCCATGACCTACTTAGAGGCTAAATTACAGACGGGTATTGCTTAAGGGAGTTGACATTATATAGATAAAAGGGGTTGCAAATCCCCAGTTGTTCCGACAGCTGGGCTGCGGAACTATCAACAGTGAGTTTTTAAACTCAATACCACATAACCCGTCGGCCACAAAGGCTCAAAGGCACCAAGTTTCCAGACTG
Coding sequences within it:
- the metK gene encoding methionine adenosyltransferase; protein product: MPYLFTSESVSEGHPDKIADQISDALIDNFLAFDPQSKVACETLVTTGQVVLAGEVKSNTYLDVQKIARDVINRIGYVKGEYMFDGSSCGVLSAIHDQSPDINQGVDRTSPEEQGAGDQGMMFGYATNETQNYMPLALDLSHRLLKELAELRRENEEISYLRPDAKAQVTIEYSDDNVPQRIKTIVISTQHDEFADEPTMLKKIKEDLISILIPRVKAQLIPEIQSLFTDDITYHINPTGKFVIGGPHGDAGLTGRKIIVDTYGGKGAHGGGAFSGKDPSKVDRSAAYATRHIAKNMVAAGIADEVLVQVSYAIGVAEPMGIYINTYGTGKVDMKDGEIAENIQKIFDMRPYAIEQRLKLRNPIYEETAAYGHMGRTNEVKNKTFISPDGTSINLDVELFTWEKLDYVDTLKKKFGI